Proteins from a genomic interval of Siniperca chuatsi isolate FFG_IHB_CAS linkage group LG10, ASM2008510v1, whole genome shotgun sequence:
- the LOC122883435 gene encoding probable G-protein coupled receptor 173, whose translation MANQSFAIDGPGSLLAVLASQSGMARGGSSSSSSSSNSGGISATDVSAYFKLVFLGLIICVSLVGNLLVSLLVLRDRTLHKAPYFFLLDLCLADAVRSAACFPFVLVSVHNSSAWTYSALSCKVVAFMAVLFCFHAAFMLFCVAVTRYLAIAHHRFYAKRMTIWTCAAIICMVWTLAVAMAFPPVFDVGTYKFIRDEDQCIFEHRYLKTNDTLGFMLMLAVVVLATHGFYAKLLLFEYRHRKMKPVQLVPAISQNWTFHGPGATGQAAANWIAGFGRGPMPPTLLGIRQNLHNQHRRLLGMEEVRSERRLGRMFYTITLLFLVLWAPYIVACFWRVFVKSCTIPHKYLSITVWMSFAQAGVNPIFCLLLNEDLRKVLRAHLPTYWRTKQHLPQDEAYCIM comes from the coding sequence ATGGCTAACCAGAGCTTTGCCATCGATGGCCCTGGCAGTTTGCTGGCTGTGCTGGCTTCACAGAGCGGAATGGCAAgaggcggcagcagcagcagcagcagcagcagcaacagtggaGGAATTTCTGCCACAGATGTGTCTGCCTACTTTAAGCTGGTCTTCTTGGGTTTGATCATCTGTGTCAGCCTTGTAGGCAACCTCTTGGTCTCCCTGCTGGTCCTACGAGACAGGACACTTCACAAGGCTCCTTACTTCTTTCTCCTGGACCTGTGCCTGGCCGATGCAGTTCGTTCTGCTGCCTGCTTCCCCTTTGTGCTGGTTTCCGTCCACAACAGCTCGGCCTGGACTTACAGTGCCTTGAGTTGTAAAGTTGTGGCTTTTATGgctgtgctgttttgttttcacgCTGCCTTCATGCTGTTTTGTGTGGCTGTCACCCGCTACCTTGCCATCGCCCACCACCGATTCTACGCCAAGCGCATGACGATCTGGACCTGCGCCGCTATCATTTGCATGGTGTGGACTCTGGCCGTTGCCATGGCGTTCCCACCTGTCTTTGATGTGGGGACATACAAGTTCATCCGTGATGAGGATCAGTGCATTTTTGAACACCGCTACCTGAAGACCAATGACACCCTGGGCTTCATGCTCATGTTGGCTGTGGTGGTCCTGGCCACCCATGGTTTCTATGccaagctgctgctgtttgagtaCAGGCACCGCAAGATGAAACCTGTCCAGCTAGTTCCAGCTATCAGCCAGAACTGGACCTTCCACGGTCCTGGGGCCACAGGTCAAGCTGCAGCTAACTGGATTGCCGGGTTCGGTCGTGGTCCCATGCCACCCACTCTGTTGGGCATCAGGCAAAATTTACACAACCAACACCGGCGGCTTCTTGGGATGGAAGAGGTGAGATCAGAGAGGAGGCTGGGCAGGATGTTCTACACCATCACCCTGCTCTTCCTGGTCCTCTGGGCTCCCTACATCGTGGCGTGCTTCTGGAGGGTCTTTGTCAAGTCCTGCACCATCCCTCACAAGTACCTTTCCATCACAGTGTGGATGAGCTTCGCCCAAGCCGGAGTCAACCCCATCTTCTGTCTCCTGCTCAACGAGGACCTGAGGAAAGTGCTGAGAGCTCACCTGCCTACCTACTGGAGGACTAAACAACACCTGCCCCAGGATGAGGCCTACTGCATTATGTGA
- the wdr13 gene encoding WD repeat-containing protein 13 produces MAAVWQQVLAVDARYNAYRTPTFPQFRTQYIRRRSQLLRENAKCGFEPGLRRQYLRLRSQLLALRYGPLSEQSSFRASSVRSSRTTLDRMEDFEEDPRTQGARGHRRSVSRGSYQLQAQMNRAVYDERPPGSLVPTSVAEASRAMAGDTTLSENYAFAGMHHIFDQHVDSAVPRLQFANDDKHLLACCSLDGTLSIMKLSPSPPSVKVTLKGHGGPVTDFAWSLSNDIIVSTSLDGTLRIWNTGDGRCIREVRDPESSELLCCTFQPMNNNLTVVGNSKHHLQVVNISTGKKVKGGSSKLTGRVLSLSFDAPGRILWAGDDRGSIFSFLFDMATGKLTKAKRLVVSEGSSICSISARSWISREARDPSLLINACVNKLLLYRVVDNDGTLQLKRSFPIQHGSQLVHSIFCPLMSFRQGACVVTGSEDACVYFFDVERNTKAIVNKLQGHGGPVLDVSFNCDESLLASADSTGMVIIWRREQK; encoded by the exons ATGGCAGCAGTTTGGCAGCAGGTTTTGGCAGTGGACGCAAG GTACAATGCTTACCGCACGCCTACGTTCCCACAGTTCCGAACTCAGTACATCCGCCGACGCAGCCAGCTGCTCAGAGAGAACGCCAAGTGTGGCTTTGAGCCGGGGCTGCGCAGGCAGTACCTGAGGCTGCGCAGTCAGCTGCTGGCCCTGCGCTACGGGCCCCTGTCTGAGCAGAGCAGCTTCAGGGCCAGCAGTGTGCGCAGCTCCCGCACCACACTGGACCGCATGGAG GACTTCGAGGAGGACCCCCGCACCCAAGGGGCTCGTGGTCACCGCCGATCCGTCAGCAGAGGCTCCTACCAGCTACAGGCCCAGATGAACAGAGCCGTCTATGACGAGAG GCCTCCGGGCAGTTTGGTGCCCACTTCAGTGGCAGAGGCCAGTCGTGCCATGGCAGGGGACACAACTTTGAGTGAAAATTATGCTTTTGCTGGCATGCACCACATATTTGACCAACATGTAGACTCTGCTG ttcCGCGGTTGCAGTTTGCCAATGATGACAAGCACCTCCTTGCTTGCTGCTCACTGGATGGCACCCTGTCCATCATGAAATTGTCCCCGTCTCCTCCCAGTGTTAAGGTGACCCTGAAAGGTCACGGAGGTCCTGTCACAGACTTTGCTTGGTCTCTGAGCAATGACATCATTGTGTCGACATCACTAGATGGGACTCTGCGTATCTGGAACACGGGGGATGGTCGGTGCATTCGAGAGGTCAGAGACCCAGAATCCAGCGAGTTGCTCTGCTGCACCTTCCAGCCCATGAATAACAACCTTACTGTG GTGGGAAACAGCAAGCACCACCTGCAGGTGGTGAACATCTCCACTGGGAAGAAGGTGAAGGGGGGCTCCAGTAAGCTGACAGGCCGCgtgctgtctctctcctttgATGCTCCAGGGAGGATCCTTTGGGCTGGTGATGACAGGGGGAGcatcttttccttcctttttgaCATGGCCACAG GGAAGTTGACCAAAGCCAAGCGCCTGGTGGTGAGTGAAGGCAGCTCCATCTGCAGCATATCTGCTCGGTCTTGGATTAGCCGAGAGGCCAGAGACCCCTCCCTGCTGATCAACGCCTGTGTCAATAAGCTGCTGCTGTACAG GGTGGTGGACAATGATGGTACACTACAGCTGAAGAGAAGCTTCCCTATCCAGCACGGTTCCCAGCTCGTTCATAGCATCTTCTGCCCCCTCATGTCTTTCAGACAGGGGGCCTGTGTGG TGACTGGCAGTGAGGATGCCTGTGTCTACTTCTTCGACGTCGAACGCAACACCAAGGCGATAGTGAACAAGTTACAGGGCCATGGGGGGCCAGTGCTGGATGTCAGCTTCAACTGTGACGAGAGTTTACTGGCATCTGCGGATTCCACCGGCATGGTCATCATCTGGAGGCGGGAGCAAAAGTGA
- the LOC122882377 gene encoding protein-serine O-palmitoleoyltransferase porcupine-like isoform X2 — MSACCVSGCKNRHSSTSKLKLYRIPSGYRPFQANRRRLWLQAIQQVNGSTEELKGNARVCGAHFISGEASMDHDSPDFVPSVFPCTKQSPSHKKKVKWFYGRRKRRRRTANAKTGEKTTPPRVDSPVDLQSSVLMEETQTPSTSSVPKEGETLIKEAETKTVKSQITSSPNKASPSFKAPVGSPKLEKRIPFVLLKPVFAPAVMGAFSRQKFFQELAHGCLLPTAQQGLEQVWQLLVICLLCRLLWMLGLPSFVKHLGTVAGGFYTLYLFFELHMIWVVLLSLLCYLFLFLCRHSTIRGTFLSITVLIYLLLGELHMMDTTNWHKMRGSQMVVAMKAISLAFDLDRGVVTSVPSPIEFMGYIYFVGTVIFGPWISFNSYKEALEGRKLSFSWLLKVSVSWVKSQVCLVISNCVAPYLFPYFIPVYGDKLLRSKKRRKIRWLLAYENTMSFHFSNYFVGYLSETTTTLAGAGFTEEKENLKWDMTVSKPLNIEFPRSMVEVVTSWNLPMSCFLHTYVFKSALKFGTFSAIMVTYTASALLHGLSFHLGAVLISLGFITYIEHVLRKRLAAIFNACVLSKKCQPNCTHRNKKELWVYIINIAFSALAILHLTYLGSVFNSSVDYMEEDEDDITHHTIQKWSELSWTSHWFTFGCWILYRLIL, encoded by the exons atgtcgGCCTGTTGCGTGTCTGGCTGTAAAAATCGACACTCGTCAACCAGCAAGCTCAAACTTTACAGAATACCGTCTGGATATCGACCGTTTCAGGCCAACCGTAGACGGTTATGGCTACAAGCGATCCAACAAGTGAACGGCAGCACCGAAGAACTAAAAGGGAATGCCCGTGTTTGTGGCGCTCATTTTATATCAG ggGAAGCTTCCATGGACCACGACAGTCCCGACTTTGTGCCTTCTGTGTTTCCATGCACTAAACAGAGCCCGAGCCACAAGAAGAAAGTGAAATG GTTTTACGGTCGTAGAAAAAGGCGGCGCCGTACAGCCAATGCGAAAACGGGAGAAAAAACAACTCCACCTAGAGTTGATTCTCCTGTGGACCTCCAGTCCTCGGTTTTGATGGAAGAAACACAGACACCATCAACTTCATCAGTGCCAAAG GAAGGAGAAACATTGATTAAAGAAGCTGAAACCAAAACAGTCAAATCACAAATAACATCCAGCCCAAACAAGGCATCACCATCATTTAAAGCACCAGTAGGCAGCCCAAAACTAGAAAAAAGGATTCCTTTTGTGCTCCTAAAACCTGTATTTGCACCAGCAG TGATGGGAGCGTTCAGCCGCCAGAAGTTTTTCCAGGAGCTTGCTCATGGCTGCCTGCTGCCTACAGCTCAGCAGGGCCTGGAGCAGGTATGGCAGCTGCTGGTTATCTGCCTGCTGTGTCGGCTTCTCTGGATGTTGG GCCTCCCCTCTTTTGTGAAACACCTGGGCACGGTAGCAGGAGGTTTCTACACTCTCTACCTGTTCTTTGAGCTTCATATGATCTGGGTGGTCCTTCTCAGCCTTCTCTGctacctcttcctcttcctgtgccGCCACTCTACCATCCGAGGCACCTTCCTCTCCATCACTGTGCTCATCTACCTGCTGCTGGG AGAGCTGCACATGATGGATACGACCAACTGGCACAAGATGAGAG GTTCACAGATGGTGGTTGCCATGAAAGCCATCTCTCTGGCCTTTGATTTGGACAGAGGTGTTGTGACGAGTGTACCCTCACCCATTGAGTTCATGGGCTATATTTACTTTGTGGGCACAGTCATCTTTGGTCCCTGGATCAGCTTCAACAGCTACAAAGAAGCTTTAGAAGGCCGTAAGCTG AGCTTTTCGTGGCTTTTAAAAGTGTCTGTTAGCTGGGTGAAGAGCCAGGTCTGCCTTGTTATTTCCAACTGTGTGGCACCCTACCTCTTCCCTTATTTCATACCAGTCTATGGAGACAAGCTACTACGCAG caaaaagaggaggaagatcaG GTGGTTGCTGGCATATGAGAACACAATGTCTTTCCACTTCAGCAATTATTTTGTTGGTTATTTGAGCGAAACTACTACTACTCTGGCTGGGGCCGGCTtcacagaggagaaagaaaaccTCAAATG ggATATGACTGTATCCAAGCCACTGAATATAGAGTTTCCTCGGTCAATGGTGGAGGTGGTAACATCGTGGAATCTGCCCATGTCTTGCTTTCTGCACACCT ATGTTTTTAAGAGTGCTCTCAAATTTGGGACGTTTTCCGCAATCATGGTGACATATACAGCCAGCGCACTTCTGCAT GGTTTGAGTTTTCATCTGGGTGCAGTACTAATATCTCTTGGGTTCATCACGTACATTGAGCACG tgttgcGGAAGAGGCTTGCAGCCATTTTTAATGCCTGTGTGCTGTCAAAGAAATGTCAGCCAAACTGCACTCACCGAAACAAAAAG GAGCTATGGGTGTATATAATTAATATAGCATTCAGCGCATTGGCAATACTCCACCTGACGTACCTGGGATCTGTGTTCAACTCCAGTGTGGACTAcatggaggaggatgag GACGATATAACCCATCATACCATTCAGAAGTGGTCAGAGCTCAGCTGGACAAGCCACTGGTTCACATTTGGATGCTGGATACTGTACCGCCTCATTCTCTAA
- the LOC122882377 gene encoding protein-serine O-palmitoleoyltransferase porcupine-like isoform X1, whose translation MSACCVSGCKNRHSSTSKLKLYRIPSGYRPFQANRRRLWLQAIQQVNGSTEELKGNARVCGAHFISGEASMDHDSPDFVPSVFPCTKQSPSHKKKVKWFYGRRKRRRRTANAKTGEKTTPPRVDSPVDLQSSVLMEETQTPSTSSVPKEGETLIKEAETKTVKSQITSSPNKASPSFKAPVGSPKLEKRIPFVLLKPVFAPAVMGAFSRQKFFQELAHGCLLPTAQQGLEQVWQLLVICLLCRLLWMLGLPSFVKHLGTVAGGFYTLYLFFELHMIWVVLLSLLCYLFLFLCRHSTIRGTFLSITVLIYLLLGELHMMDTTNWHKMRGSQMVVAMKAISLAFDLDRGVVTSVPSPIEFMGYIYFVGTVIFGPWISFNSYKEALEGRKLSFSWLLKVSVSWVKSQVCLVISNCVAPYLFPYFIPVYGDKLLRSKKRRKIRGTPAKWLLAYENTMSFHFSNYFVGYLSETTTTLAGAGFTEEKENLKWDMTVSKPLNIEFPRSMVEVVTSWNLPMSCFLHTYVFKSALKFGTFSAIMVTYTASALLHGLSFHLGAVLISLGFITYIEHVLRKRLAAIFNACVLSKKCQPNCTHRNKKELWVYIINIAFSALAILHLTYLGSVFNSSVDYMEEDEDDITHHTIQKWSELSWTSHWFTFGCWILYRLIL comes from the exons atgtcgGCCTGTTGCGTGTCTGGCTGTAAAAATCGACACTCGTCAACCAGCAAGCTCAAACTTTACAGAATACCGTCTGGATATCGACCGTTTCAGGCCAACCGTAGACGGTTATGGCTACAAGCGATCCAACAAGTGAACGGCAGCACCGAAGAACTAAAAGGGAATGCCCGTGTTTGTGGCGCTCATTTTATATCAG ggGAAGCTTCCATGGACCACGACAGTCCCGACTTTGTGCCTTCTGTGTTTCCATGCACTAAACAGAGCCCGAGCCACAAGAAGAAAGTGAAATG GTTTTACGGTCGTAGAAAAAGGCGGCGCCGTACAGCCAATGCGAAAACGGGAGAAAAAACAACTCCACCTAGAGTTGATTCTCCTGTGGACCTCCAGTCCTCGGTTTTGATGGAAGAAACACAGACACCATCAACTTCATCAGTGCCAAAG GAAGGAGAAACATTGATTAAAGAAGCTGAAACCAAAACAGTCAAATCACAAATAACATCCAGCCCAAACAAGGCATCACCATCATTTAAAGCACCAGTAGGCAGCCCAAAACTAGAAAAAAGGATTCCTTTTGTGCTCCTAAAACCTGTATTTGCACCAGCAG TGATGGGAGCGTTCAGCCGCCAGAAGTTTTTCCAGGAGCTTGCTCATGGCTGCCTGCTGCCTACAGCTCAGCAGGGCCTGGAGCAGGTATGGCAGCTGCTGGTTATCTGCCTGCTGTGTCGGCTTCTCTGGATGTTGG GCCTCCCCTCTTTTGTGAAACACCTGGGCACGGTAGCAGGAGGTTTCTACACTCTCTACCTGTTCTTTGAGCTTCATATGATCTGGGTGGTCCTTCTCAGCCTTCTCTGctacctcttcctcttcctgtgccGCCACTCTACCATCCGAGGCACCTTCCTCTCCATCACTGTGCTCATCTACCTGCTGCTGGG AGAGCTGCACATGATGGATACGACCAACTGGCACAAGATGAGAG GTTCACAGATGGTGGTTGCCATGAAAGCCATCTCTCTGGCCTTTGATTTGGACAGAGGTGTTGTGACGAGTGTACCCTCACCCATTGAGTTCATGGGCTATATTTACTTTGTGGGCACAGTCATCTTTGGTCCCTGGATCAGCTTCAACAGCTACAAAGAAGCTTTAGAAGGCCGTAAGCTG AGCTTTTCGTGGCTTTTAAAAGTGTCTGTTAGCTGGGTGAAGAGCCAGGTCTGCCTTGTTATTTCCAACTGTGTGGCACCCTACCTCTTCCCTTATTTCATACCAGTCTATGGAGACAAGCTACTACGCAG caaaaagaggaggaagatcaG AGGTACACCGGCAAA GTGGTTGCTGGCATATGAGAACACAATGTCTTTCCACTTCAGCAATTATTTTGTTGGTTATTTGAGCGAAACTACTACTACTCTGGCTGGGGCCGGCTtcacagaggagaaagaaaaccTCAAATG ggATATGACTGTATCCAAGCCACTGAATATAGAGTTTCCTCGGTCAATGGTGGAGGTGGTAACATCGTGGAATCTGCCCATGTCTTGCTTTCTGCACACCT ATGTTTTTAAGAGTGCTCTCAAATTTGGGACGTTTTCCGCAATCATGGTGACATATACAGCCAGCGCACTTCTGCAT GGTTTGAGTTTTCATCTGGGTGCAGTACTAATATCTCTTGGGTTCATCACGTACATTGAGCACG tgttgcGGAAGAGGCTTGCAGCCATTTTTAATGCCTGTGTGCTGTCAAAGAAATGTCAGCCAAACTGCACTCACCGAAACAAAAAG GAGCTATGGGTGTATATAATTAATATAGCATTCAGCGCATTGGCAATACTCCACCTGACGTACCTGGGATCTGTGTTCAACTCCAGTGTGGACTAcatggaggaggatgag GACGATATAACCCATCATACCATTCAGAAGTGGTCAGAGCTCAGCTGGACAAGCCACTGGTTCACATTTGGATGCTGGATACTGTACCGCCTCATTCTCTAA
- the LOC122882377 gene encoding protein-serine O-palmitoleoyltransferase porcupine-like isoform X3 yields MGAFSRQKFFQELAHGCLLPTAQQGLEQVWQLLVICLLCRLLWMLGLPSFVKHLGTVAGGFYTLYLFFELHMIWVVLLSLLCYLFLFLCRHSTIRGTFLSITVLIYLLLGELHMMDTTNWHKMRGSQMVVAMKAISLAFDLDRGVVTSVPSPIEFMGYIYFVGTVIFGPWISFNSYKEALEGRKLSFSWLLKVSVSWVKSQVCLVISNCVAPYLFPYFIPVYGDKLLRSKKRRKIRGTPAKWLLAYENTMSFHFSNYFVGYLSETTTTLAGAGFTEEKENLKWDMTVSKPLNIEFPRSMVEVVTSWNLPMSCFLHTYVFKSALKFGTFSAIMVTYTASALLHGLSFHLGAVLISLGFITYIEHVLRKRLAAIFNACVLSKKCQPNCTHRNKKELWVYIINIAFSALAILHLTYLGSVFNSSVDYMEEDEDDITHHTIQKWSELSWTSHWFTFGCWILYRLIL; encoded by the exons ATGGGAGCGTTCAGCCGCCAGAAGTTTTTCCAGGAGCTTGCTCATGGCTGCCTGCTGCCTACAGCTCAGCAGGGCCTGGAGCAGGTATGGCAGCTGCTGGTTATCTGCCTGCTGTGTCGGCTTCTCTGGATGTTGG GCCTCCCCTCTTTTGTGAAACACCTGGGCACGGTAGCAGGAGGTTTCTACACTCTCTACCTGTTCTTTGAGCTTCATATGATCTGGGTGGTCCTTCTCAGCCTTCTCTGctacctcttcctcttcctgtgccGCCACTCTACCATCCGAGGCACCTTCCTCTCCATCACTGTGCTCATCTACCTGCTGCTGGG AGAGCTGCACATGATGGATACGACCAACTGGCACAAGATGAGAG GTTCACAGATGGTGGTTGCCATGAAAGCCATCTCTCTGGCCTTTGATTTGGACAGAGGTGTTGTGACGAGTGTACCCTCACCCATTGAGTTCATGGGCTATATTTACTTTGTGGGCACAGTCATCTTTGGTCCCTGGATCAGCTTCAACAGCTACAAAGAAGCTTTAGAAGGCCGTAAGCTG AGCTTTTCGTGGCTTTTAAAAGTGTCTGTTAGCTGGGTGAAGAGCCAGGTCTGCCTTGTTATTTCCAACTGTGTGGCACCCTACCTCTTCCCTTATTTCATACCAGTCTATGGAGACAAGCTACTACGCAG caaaaagaggaggaagatcaG AGGTACACCGGCAAA GTGGTTGCTGGCATATGAGAACACAATGTCTTTCCACTTCAGCAATTATTTTGTTGGTTATTTGAGCGAAACTACTACTACTCTGGCTGGGGCCGGCTtcacagaggagaaagaaaaccTCAAATG ggATATGACTGTATCCAAGCCACTGAATATAGAGTTTCCTCGGTCAATGGTGGAGGTGGTAACATCGTGGAATCTGCCCATGTCTTGCTTTCTGCACACCT ATGTTTTTAAGAGTGCTCTCAAATTTGGGACGTTTTCCGCAATCATGGTGACATATACAGCCAGCGCACTTCTGCAT GGTTTGAGTTTTCATCTGGGTGCAGTACTAATATCTCTTGGGTTCATCACGTACATTGAGCACG tgttgcGGAAGAGGCTTGCAGCCATTTTTAATGCCTGTGTGCTGTCAAAGAAATGTCAGCCAAACTGCACTCACCGAAACAAAAAG GAGCTATGGGTGTATATAATTAATATAGCATTCAGCGCATTGGCAATACTCCACCTGACGTACCTGGGATCTGTGTTCAACTCCAGTGTGGACTAcatggaggaggatgag GACGATATAACCCATCATACCATTCAGAAGTGGTCAGAGCTCAGCTGGACAAGCCACTGGTTCACATTTGGATGCTGGATACTGTACCGCCTCATTCTCTAA